The Sphingomonas sp. G-3-2-10 DNA window CGAGCACCGTCAGGAAGATGCTGCCTTCGGGGATGATCGCGCTGGTGGTGTCGCCGATCACCTTGCCGACGCCGGCGGCGGCGAAGACGACGCCCAGCGCGGCCAGCATCTGGGGCAGGACGGCGGCCCAGCCGATCGAATCCATCAGGCGGCGGCCTTCCTGCAGCGGTGCGGTAGCGGGCGGGCGGAGCCAGACGAAGATCACCCCGACCGCCAGCAACGCGCCGAGGCCGAGCAGGACATAGGTTTCGCGCTTGGGCTGGAACAGGCCGGACTGGCCGAACGGGGTATAGTTGTAAGCCAGCGTGCCGACCAGAGCGGTCAGCGGAATCACCAGCGCGGGCAGGAACAGCCGGTTGCCGAGGCGGGCGCTGAACGCTTCGCGCTCGGTGTCGCTGGTGGTCGGCGGGTTCCCGCGACCCAGCGCCCCGAACCCTGCCAGCCCGGCGAGGCCGAGCACGATCAGGCCGTTGGCGAAATTGCCGAGATACGATCCGGCCAGCAGGCTGACCGCCATCAGGCCCCAGAAGGCCGCATTGCCGAAGTTGCGGTCGCGCGCATTGAGCAGCGCGAAGGCCGCGAACATCAACCCGACCAGCACATAGAGCCATTCGAGCGTGATCATGGCTTCCGGCTCCCCGGCTTGCGCCTCCCCAACTTGCGGTCGAGCAGCAGCAGGCGGAGGCCGTGGATCAGAAAAGCCGCGATCGCCGTGGGGATCGCCCATTTGGCCAGTTCGAACGGCGTCAGTTCGATGCTGTAGGTCGCCAGCGTCGCCTGGATCAGCACGATCGATCCGATGGCGAAGAAGATATCCTCGCCGAAGAACAGACCCACATTGTCGGTGGCGGCGGCCTGTGCCTTCACCTGTTCGGTCGTCGCTTCGTCGAGTTCGCCTTGTTGTTTCTCGGCAGCGGCGAGCGCCATCGGGGCGACCAGCGGCCGGACGGTCTGGGGGTGGCCCGCGGTGGAGTGGAGGCCGATCGCCGCGGTGATCTGGCGATAGAGGAGATAGAGGATCAGCAGCTTGCCGACACTGGCGTTGCGGAAGCCCAGGATTACCGCGCGGGCGCGCTGTTGCAGGCCATAGCGCTCGAGCAGGCCGATCGCGGGCAGCACGACCCAGGTGATGGCGAGGATGCGATTGTCGTTGAACGCCTTGCCGAAAATCTCGGTGACTTCGATCGGGTTCTTGCCCGCCAGAAGTCCGGTGACATAGGCCGATGCGGTGACGACCAGCATCGCGTTGAGCCGCAGCGCGAACCCCGCGACGACGACCAGGATGCCGAGAAGCGGGAGATATTGCATCAGCGTCCAAAGCCTCCGCCGCCGGGGGTTTCGATGATGAAGACGTCGCCCGGCGCCATCTCCGCCGAAGCAGTGGCAGACAGAGCTTCCACCGACCCATCCGCGCGCTCGACGCGGTTGATCCCGGTCGCGCCCGCACTGCCGCCATCCAGGCCGAAGGGCGGCACGCGGCGCCGGTTCGACAAAATGCCCGCGCGCATCGCTTCGCGGAAGCGGACCCGGCGGATCGCGCCGTCGCCGCCCTTGTGCGTGCCTTCGCCGCCCGAGCCTCGGCGGATCGAGAACTGCTCGACCAGCACAGGGTAACGCGCTTCGAGAATTTCAGGATCGGTCAGACGGCTGTTGGTCATATGTGTCTGGACCGCGGCGGTGCCGTCGAAGTCGGAGCCGGCGCCGGACCCGCCAGCGATCGTCTCGTAATATTGATGGCGGTCGTTGCCGAAGGTGAAGTTGTTCATCGTCCCCTGCGACCCCGCCAATGCGCCCAGCGCCCCGAACAAGGCGTCGGTGACGACTTGGCTGGTCTCGACATTGCCAGCGACCACGGCGGCTGGATAGCGGGGATTGAGCATCGATCCTTCGGGCACGCGGATGCTGACCGAGCGGAGGAAGCCGTCGTTGAGCGGCACGGCTTCGTCGATCAATGTGCGCATGACGTACAGAACCGCCGCCCGGACCACGGCGAGCGGCGCGTTGAAATTGTCGGGCTGCTGATCGCTGGTGCCGGTGAAGTCGAAAGCGAGGGCAGGGGCTTCGCGATCGACCGTGACCGCGACGCGGATGACCGCGCCGCTGTCCATCTCATAGGCGAAGCTGCCGTCGCGGAGGCGCGGGATCAGGCGGCGTACCGCCGCTTCGGCATAGTCCTGGACGTGCGCCATATAGGCCTGGACGACCGCGACGCCGTAATCGGCCGCAGTCCGTTTCAGGCCTTCCGCCCCTCGCGCGCAGGCCGCGATCTGCGCCGCGAGATCCGCAATATTCTGGTCGATATTGCGTGCGGGATACGGTCCGGAGGCGAGCAGCTCGCGGACCTCGGCTTCCAGCAGCCGGCCGTCCTCGACGAGAAGGACATTGTCGAAGATGATGCCCTCTTCCTCGATGCTCCGGCTGTTCGGCGGCATCGATCCCGGGCTGATCCCGCCGATATCGGAATGATGCCCCCGCGCGGCGACGAAGAAGGCAGGCGTGTCGCTGCCATCGACGAATACCGGCTGGATCACGGTGATGTCGGGCAAGTGCGTGCCGCCATCATAAGGCGCGTTGAGCGCATAGACGTCGCCCGGACGAATACCGCGGCCGTCAGTCGTGCGGCGGTTCAGGATCGTTCGGATGCTCTCGCCCATCGATCCGAGATGGACCGGGATATGCGGCGCGTTGGCAATCAGGTTCCCGGCGTCGTCGAACACCGCGCAGGAGAAATCGAGCCGCTCGCGGATGTTGACCGAGGATGCGCTGTGGCGGAGCGCCGCGCCCATTTCCTCGGCGATGGCCATGAACAGCCCGGAGAAGATCTCCAGCCGCACCGGATCGAGCGCGGTGCCGAGCGTCGCCGTGGCACGCGCCACGGCGCGGGTCAGGATGATGCTGCCTTCGCCGTCGATCGTCGCCTGCCAGCCGGGCTCGATCACGGTGGTCGCGACGGGATCGATGATCAGCGCGGGACCGGTGACGATCGCGCCCTCGGCCAGTTCGGCGCGGTCATGAACCGGCGTCCTATGGTGGGCGCCACCCATGAAGGTCGTCACCTCTCCGATCGGCGGCGCG harbors:
- a CDS encoding DUF979 domain-containing protein — its product is MITLEWLYVLVGLMFAAFALLNARDRNFGNAAFWGLMAVSLLAGSYLGNFANGLIVLGLAGLAGFGALGRGNPPTTSDTEREAFSARLGNRLFLPALVIPLTALVGTLAYNYTPFGQSGLFQPKRETYVLLGLGALLAVGVIFVWLRPPATAPLQEGRRLMDSIGWAAVLPQMLAALGVVFAAAGVGKVIGDTTSAIIPEGSIFLTVLVFALGMALFTIIMGNAFAAFPVMAAAIGVPLLIQGYGGDPAVIGAIGMLAGFCGTLLTPMAANFNLVPAALLELEDRNGVIKAQVATALPLLAVNIALIYFLAFR
- a CDS encoding DUF969 domain-containing protein — protein: MQYLPLLGILVVVAGFALRLNAMLVVTASAYVTGLLAGKNPIEVTEIFGKAFNDNRILAITWVVLPAIGLLERYGLQQRARAVILGFRNASVGKLLILYLLYRQITAAIGLHSTAGHPQTVRPLVAPMALAAAEKQQGELDEATTEQVKAQAAATDNVGLFFGEDIFFAIGSIVLIQATLATYSIELTPFELAKWAIPTAIAAFLIHGLRLLLLDRKLGRRKPGSRKP